A genomic window from Solanum dulcamara chromosome 11, daSolDulc1.2, whole genome shotgun sequence includes:
- the LOC129871998 gene encoding uncharacterized protein LOC129871998, protein MGRGKFKGKPTGRRQFSTPEEMLAGTSRRPRTFKQEEAEIEENERSEESEEESEEDSDGEKRKGTQGIIEIENPNLVKPKNVKARNVDIEKTTELSRREREEIEKQQAHERYMRLQEQGKTDQAKKDLERLALIRQQRADAAKKREEEKAAKEQKKSEARK, encoded by the exons ATGGGAAGAGGAAAGTTCAAGGGAAAACCTACTGGTCGCCGCCAGTTCTCCACTCCTGAGGAGATGC TTGCTGGTACTTCTCGACGTCCTCGCACGTTTAAGCAG GAAGAGGCTGAAATTGAGGAAAATGAGAGATCTGAAGAGTCTGAAGAGGAATCTGAAGAAGATTCCGATGGAGAG AAGCGGAAAGGTACCCAGGGCATCATTGAGATTGAGAACCCCAATTTGGTCAAGCCAAAGAACGTGAAAGCTAGAAATGTTGAT ATTGAGAAAACAACTGAGCTTTCAAGACGTGAAAG GGAAGAGATAGAGAAACAGCAAGCTCATGAGAGGTATATGAGGCTGCAAGAACAAGGAAAAACAGATCAAGCTAAGAAAGATTTAG AACGCTTGGCTCTCATACGGCAACAAAGAGCAGATGCTGCAAAAAAGCGAGAGGAGGAGAAAGCTG CCAAAGAACAAAAGAAGTCGGAGGCTCGCAAGTAA
- the LOC129873943 gene encoding phospholipase A1-IIgamma-like: MGSMAEKWEELSGKNNWEGLLNPLDVDLRKYIIQYGEKAEVTYDTFISDKASKYAGASRYSMENLFSNVGLDPSKYRVTKFFYATSSMPLPDAFITKSLSREAWSKESNFMGYVAVATDEGKVSLGRRDIVIAWRGTIQTLEWVNDLQFLLIPGPKVFGNGGLLPLFQPLVHHGFYNVYTSESARSKYNKTSSRDQVLEEVKRLVEEYKDEEVSITVTGHSLGASLATLNAVDIAFNKINKSSNGKEFPVTAFVFASPKVGDLNFVNTFHKLKHLHIMRIHNLLDIVPKYPPLGYFDVGQEIIIDTAKSPYFKLPGDILTWHNLECYLHGVAGTQGLGLLTGFKLEVDRDIALANKSSGALKDEYLVPANWWTAKNKGMVQQEDGKWILKDREEYDIIVAEV, encoded by the exons atgggtAGCATGGCTGAGAAATGGGAGGAGCTTAGTGGGAAAAACAATTGGGAGGGGCTATTAAATCCATTGGATGTTGATCTTCGTAAATATATCATTCAATACGGAGAAAAAGCTGAAGTGACTTACGACACCTTCATTTCTGATAAAGCATCCAAATATGCAGGGGCTAGCAGATACTCGATGGAAAACCTTTTTTCTAATGTTGGCCTAGACCCATCGAAGTATCGTGTAACTAAATTTTTCTATGCTACCTCATCCATGCCACTTCCTGATGCTTTCATTACTAAATCATTGTCAAGGGAAGCATGGAGTAAGGAATCAAATTTTATGGGATATGTTGCTGTGGCAACTGATGAGGGTAAAGTTTCACTAGGAAGGAGGGATATTGTAATTGCTTGGAGAGGAACAATTCAGACATTGGAGTGGGTTAATGACCTTCAATTTTTACTAATTCCAGGACCAAAAGTGTTTGGTAATGGAGGTTTACTTCCTTTGTTCCAACCATTAGTCCATCATGGCTTCTACAACGTTTATACATCAGAAAGTGCACGATCAAAGTATAATAAAACTAGTTCCAGAGATCag GTCCTTGAAGAAGTGAAAAGATTGGTGGAGGAATATAAGGATGAAGAGGTGAGCATAACTGTGACGGGACATAGCCTAGGTGCATCCCTTGCAACTCTAAATGCGGTTGACATAGCTTTCAATAAAATCAACAAGTCAAGTAATGGCAAGGAATTCCCAGTGACAGCTTTTGTATTCGCAAGTCCTAAAGTTGGGGATCTCAATTTTGTTAATACATTTCACAAATTGAAACACCTTCACATCATGAGAATTCATAACTTATTGGATATTGTTCCGAAATATCCACCCCTTGGCTATTTCGACGTTGGGCAGGAAATAATAATCGACACCGCAAAATCCCCCTATTTTAAGCTCCCTGGAGATATACTCACTTGGCATAATTTGGAGTGTTACTTGCATGGAGTTGCTGGAACTCAAGGTCTAGGACTTTTAACAGGTTTTAAACTAGAGGTGGATCGCGATATCGCGCTTGCCAACAAATCTTCAGGTGCATTGAAAGATGAGTATCTTGTACCAGCTAATTGGTGGACTGCGAAGAACAAAGGGATGGTTCAACAAGAAGATGGAAAGTGGATTCTCAAAGATCGAGAGGAATATGACATAATTGTGGCAGAggtttaa